CGCTTTCTCTTTGGGCACCAGGCTGGTTGCAATGGTGGAACCAATCGAGAAGAACACGCCGTGTGCAAGGCCGGTTAACAGACGCGCAATCACCAGCGTGGTGTAGTCCGGCGCCTGCCAGGCCAGAATGTTGCCAGCGGTGAACAGCACCATCAGCGCGACTAACAGCTGCTTACGCGGAAAACGTCCGGTCAGGGCCGTCAGCACTGGCGCACCGACGGCGACGCCCAGGGCGTAGATGACACCAGCAATCCGGCTGAGGGCAACGAGATCGCAAGCTGGTTAGCAATAGTGGGAACCAGACCCACGATAACAAATTCGGTCGTGCCAATTGCGAAGGCACTGATCGTCAGGGCAAGTAGCGCCAGTGGCATAAAATACTCCGTATCATCAGGATTAAGATGACAGGCAGTATGCGCCAGTGCTTAAATAACAAAAATGGTCAAAATCTCAATAGAATTTTGCAGGTGGTGCAACAATGAAAGCAACATCGGAAGAGCTGACAACCTTTGTCGCCGTCGTTGAAAGCGGTAGCTTTAGCCGCGCGGCCGAACAGCTGGGTCAGGCTAACTCAGCCATCAGCCGTTCGGTAAAAAAACTGGAGATGAAGCTTGGAGTGAGTCTGCTCAACCGAACGACGCGGCAGTTGAGCCTGACGGAAGAAGGAGAGCGTTACTTCCGCCGCGTGCAGTCGGTACTGCAGGAGATGGCTGCAGCAGAGACGGAGATTATGGAGACCCGCAGCACGCCGCGTGGATTGCTGCGCATTGATGCGGCCACGCCGGTTGTGCTCCATTTTCTGATGCCGCTGATCAAACCTTTCCGCGAACGCTATCCGGAGATGACGCTATCGCTGGTCTCCTCAGAGACGTTTATCAACCTCATCGAGCGGAAAGTGGATGTGGCTATCCGGGCGGGAACCCTGACAGATTCAAGCTTGCGTGCCCGCCCTCTATTTGCCAGCTACCGCAAAATTATCGCATCGCCAGAGTATATTGCCGAACATGGGAAACCGGAGACGGTTGAAGAATTGAAGCAGCATCTGTGCCTTGGCTTTACGGAGCCGGTGTCGCTGAACACCTGGCCTGTCGCCTGTCATGATGGTCAACTTCATGAAATTACCTGCGGAATATCGTCAAACAGCGGGGAAACGCTGAAGCAGCTGTGTCTCGAAGGAAATGGTATCGCCTGCTTGTCAGACTATATGATTGATAAGGAGATAGCCCGGGGTGAACTGGTGGAGCTAATGGCCGATAAACGTCTGCCGGTCGAAATGCCTTTTAGCGCGGTGTATTACAGTGACAGAGCGGTAAGTACGCGTATTCGTGCCTTTATTGACTTCCTGAGTGAACATATAAAAACAGCTCCCGGAGGAGCTGTGTGAGGGTTCAGGTTACAGAGGGCGGGTCAAACTTAATCCCAGTCAGGAGCTAAACCTTCCGGGCTGACCAGGCGATCGTTGCACTCCAGCGCTGCGATCGCTTTTTTATCGTCTGCATCCAGATGAAGATCCGCTGCTAACAGGTTGCTGGCCAGGTTTTCACGCTTAGTCGATGATGGGATCACGGCATAACCTTCACCCATTGCCCATGCCAGAATGACCTGCGCAGCAGTCGCGTTATGTTTCTCTGCGATACGCGTAATCACTCCATCTTTCAGCGCCTTACCGTAGGCCAGCGTCATGTATGAGGTGATGTGGATCCCGTGCTGTTTTGCCCAGTCCACGACTTTGCGGTTTTGAAGGTATGGAGACAGCTCAATCTGGTTGGTTGCAATATTTTCTGCACCAACAGCAGCAATGGCTTTTTCCATCACCGGAATGGTGAAGTTGGAGATCCCTATTTCGCGGGTTAAGCCCTGCTCTTTCGCCTCCAGCAGCGCCTGCATGAATTCTTCTACTGAGACGGCATCATTCGGTGAAGGCCAGTGGATAAGAGTCAGATCTACGTAGTCAGTACGCAGTTTTTTCAGACTCTCTTTCAGGCTAGGGATCAGCTTATCTTTGCTGAGATTCTCAATCCAGATTTTCGTGGTGATAAACAGTTCGTTACGCGGCACACCACTCTCTTCGAGAGCTTGTCCAACGGCAGCTTCGTTTTCATAGATCTGTGCCGTATCAACTGCACGATAGCCCAGTTCGAGTGCGGTTTTAACAGATGCGATAACAACGTCGTCTTTCAGGCGGAAAGTGCCCAGACCAAATGCAGGGAGAGTCATACTATTCCTCAATCATTATGTTCGTAAACTGAGGAAGATTATCGCTGGCGTTGTTATAGAGAAAAAGATCGCAAAACGCAGAGGATTTTTGCTAATTTCGCAATAATTAAACGTCAGATAAGAAAAAAGCCCTGAGCGTGAGCTCAGGGCTTTTAATAAGTGGCGGAACGGACGGGACTCGAACCCGCGACCCCCTGCGTGACAGGCAGGTATTCTAACCGACTGAACTACCGCTCCACCGAAGACTGCTGTAACCACCGGATTTATGCACCGGCTTACTACTTAATTTGATGCCTGGCAGTTCCCTACTCTCACATGGGGAGACCCCACACTACCATCGGCGCTACGGCGTTTCACTTCTGAGTTCGGCATGGGGTCAGGTGGGACCACCGCGCTAAAGCCGCCAGGCAAATTCTGTTAATCTGTATCAGGCTGAAAATCC
This region of Enterobacter asburiae genomic DNA includes:
- the dkgB gene encoding 2,5-didehydrogluconate reductase DkgB — translated: MTLPAFGLGTFRLKDDVVIASVKTALELGYRAVDTAQIYENEAAVGQALEESGVPRNELFITTKIWIENLSKDKLIPSLKESLKKLRTDYVDLTLIHWPSPNDAVSVEEFMQALLEAKEQGLTREIGISNFTIPVMEKAIAAVGAENIATNQIELSPYLQNRKVVDWAKQHGIHITSYMTLAYGKALKDGVITRIAEKHNATAAQVILAWAMGEGYAVIPSSTKRENLASNLLAADLHLDADDKKAIAALECNDRLVSPEGLAPDWD
- the yafC gene encoding DNA-binding transcriptional regulator YafC, whose product is MKATSEELTTFVAVVESGSFSRAAEQLGQANSAISRSVKKLEMKLGVSLLNRTTRQLSLTEEGERYFRRVQSVLQEMAAAETEIMETRSTPRGLLRIDAATPVVLHFLMPLIKPFRERYPEMTLSLVSSETFINLIERKVDVAIRAGTLTDSSLRARPLFASYRKIIASPEYIAEHGKPETVEELKQHLCLGFTEPVSLNTWPVACHDGQLHEITCGISSNSGETLKQLCLEGNGIACLSDYMIDKEIARGELVELMADKRLPVEMPFSAVYYSDRAVSTRIRAFIDFLSEHIKTAPGGAV